AGACCTTTCAAATATCCGGAATGCAGGTATCACACCTTCTCCAATCTCGGAACGTCCCATGTGGATTTCGTACCCGGTTACCTCCTGTCCCTGCATCCCATCAAAAAAGAGACCTTTTCCTACAATCTTCGCATGAACCTGAGTGGTGATCTTATCAGGATCAAAAGTTGTTATCATATTTAACAGCCCCAGACCCTTCATGCTGTCAATATCTGACTCAGTGTGCAGCGGGTCATGAAGCTCAGTACCCAGTATCTGGAACCCTCCACAAACGCCCACAATGGGTATCCCTCTCTTTTCCTGGGCAATAATCTGAGCAAACAATCCGGATTTTTGAAGGAACGCCAGGTCGTGGATGGTATTCTTACTGCCCGGAATGATAACCATATCAGGATTGCCCAGCTTATTACCATTTGACACATACCTGAGCTGTACATCAGGCTCATCCGCCAGGCAGTCAAAATCAGTAAAATTGGAAATATGGGGCAGGTTAATCACAACTATATCCAGCTTGTTCTCAAGGACTCTGTCCGCTTCCTTAATGGTGTCCTCCGGAATTGTGTCTTCCTCCTGAACTTTGAAGCCCTGGAAATACGGAATAATTCCCACTACCGGAATCCCTGTTTTTTGCTCCAGGAACTCCACTGCAGGGTAAAACAGTTTGACATCACCACGGAACTTGTTTATTACCACCCCTTTTACCCGGGCCCTGTCGTCAGGGTCAAGGAGTTCAAGAGTGCCTACAACCGCAGCCAGGGCGCCCCCCTTGTCTATGTCAGCCACCAGCAGTACAGGACAGTCAGCCATTCTGGCAATCCTCATATTCACGATTTCTGTTGCCTGTAGGTTGACTTCAGCCGGACTGCCTGCACCCTCAATGACAATAATGTCAAATTCTGATCTAAGTTTGTTGAGGGAATTCTCAACCACATCAAGTGCCGTCATATTATACCTTTCATGATACTCCTTGGCAGAAAGGTTTCCCACCGGCCTGCCAAGGACAATGACCTGGGATGTAGCCTGACCGGTCGGCTTTAGCAGGACCGGGTTCATGACCACATCCGGGGCCAGACCGCAGGCTTCAGCCTGAACTACCTGAGCTCTGCCCATCTCGCCTCCGTCTTTGGTCACATATGAATTGAGGGCCATATTCTGTGATTTAAAAGGCGCCACCTTGTATCCGTCCTGCAGAAAAATTCTTCCCAAGGCTGCCACTAAAACACTTTTACCAACATGTGAGCCAGTCCCCTGAAACATGATACATTTAGAATTCATCATTTACTGCTGCCCCTTCCTTTTTCAGATCAATGGGATGTCCGGCAACTACCAGGTATGCCTTATCAGCTTCCGCGGCAATAATCTGATTGGCTTTTCCCACCAGTTCCTGATACTGCCTGCCGAGAAAATTATCTGAAACCAGTGTCATGCCCACCTCATTGGAGACAATGACAACATGGGCCTCAGTTTCTGCGGCTGCCTTGGCAAGAAAACCTATTTCCCGGAGAATCTCCGTTTGAAACTCTTTTTTAAAATCCCCACCGGTTTCCTGTTCCTTTTTAAACATCAGGTTACTCAAAAGCAGAGTCAGGCAGTCTAGCAAAATAACATCAGAACCATGGTTTTTTTCCCTGATAATTTCCGTCACCCGGTATGGTTCTTCAATCGTTTGCCAGATGTCAGGCCTTCTTTCCCGGTGGAGCCTGATGCGATGCCGCATTTCCTCATCCAGCGCCTGTGCTGTGGCGATATATGTAACTCTATGACCAAGTTTAGAGGTTAGCAGCTCGGCAAATTCACTTTTCCCGCTTCTGATACCTCCGGTAACAAAAATCAGTTTTCCTCTCATTAAGCACACTCCA
This DNA window, taken from Phosphitispora fastidiosa, encodes the following:
- a CDS encoding cobyric acid synthase, which codes for MNSKCIMFQGTGSHVGKSVLVAALGRIFLQDGYKVAPFKSQNMALNSYVTKDGGEMGRAQVVQAEACGLAPDVVMNPVLLKPTGQATSQVIVLGRPVGNLSAKEYHERYNMTALDVVENSLNKLRSEFDIIVIEGAGSPAEVNLQATEIVNMRIARMADCPVLLVADIDKGGALAAVVGTLELLDPDDRARVKGVVINKFRGDVKLFYPAVEFLEQKTGIPVVGIIPYFQGFKVQEEDTIPEDTIKEADRVLENKLDIVVINLPHISNFTDFDCLADEPDVQLRYVSNGNKLGNPDMVIIPGSKNTIHDLAFLQKSGLFAQIIAQEKRGIPIVGVCGGFQILGTELHDPLHTESDIDSMKGLGLLNMITTFDPDKITTQVHAKIVGKGLFFDGMQGQEVTGYEIHMGRSEIGEGVIPAFRIFERSTREVDILDGAIRSDGMVFGTYIHGIFDNDSFRRHILDLLRKQKGWEPLEASEIMTVYQQREKDFNKLAEVVRGSMDMDKVYEIMGLNDKSGQQEQGAV
- the cobU gene encoding bifunctional adenosylcobinamide kinase/adenosylcobinamide-phosphate guanylyltransferase; its protein translation is MRGKLIFVTGGIRSGKSEFAELLTSKLGHRVTYIATAQALDEEMRHRIRLHRERRPDIWQTIEEPYRVTEIIREKNHGSDVILLDCLTLLLSNLMFKKEQETGGDFKKEFQTEILREIGFLAKAAAETEAHVVIVSNEVGMTLVSDNFLGRQYQELVGKANQIIAAEADKAYLVVAGHPIDLKKEGAAVNDEF